A window of Hymenobacter aerilatus contains these coding sequences:
- a CDS encoding TolC family protein: protein MKKSSLPPGFCLLTLLLLLLDSLPLRAQTLTLPGVISAALKESAVAGQAATTRETSYWQYRTYQSNYRPQLALQGTVPNFSRVITPVVQPDGTIEFQAVRQNYSSLGLTLSQAIGPTGGSVYVTSEAQRFDDFNRSTRLYNNQPFSLGLTQPLGRYNALRWARRIEPLRYQEAGRQFVEERETIAQRITELYFDVLLQQVNARVATQNAQANAELLRLGRERQQLGRLSQNDLLLLELNLLRSRQALVQARLDAQQAAVGLQSYTGLRADTLLLMIPDVAPRPVVAPTQALAYARQHRAAPLAFRRRLLEAESAVAQARGTTGFVATLQANVGYTNSARHFWETYYRPQNQQQISLEFALPVVDWGRQKSVRKTAELSRQQVALTVAQEELTFEQSVTTQAAQLGGLHEQLTLAAQADTLAQQRYDIAQATYKVGRISLTDLNIALAEKDQAKRAYIAALRAAWVAHYRLRALTLYDFEQKQPLAGE, encoded by the coding sequence ATGAAAAAGAGCTCCTTACCCCCTGGCTTCTGCCTGCTGACGTTGCTTCTCTTACTCCTCGACTCCCTACCCCTGCGTGCCCAAACCCTCACGCTGCCCGGCGTTATCAGCGCGGCGCTGAAGGAATCGGCGGTGGCGGGACAGGCCGCTACCACCCGCGAAACTAGCTACTGGCAGTACCGCACGTACCAGTCAAATTATCGGCCGCAGCTGGCCTTGCAGGGCACGGTGCCCAACTTCAGCCGCGTAATCACGCCCGTAGTGCAGCCCGATGGCACCATTGAGTTTCAGGCTGTGCGCCAGAACTATTCCAGCCTGGGCCTTACCCTAAGCCAGGCCATTGGCCCTACGGGTGGCTCGGTGTACGTCACCTCTGAAGCGCAGCGCTTCGACGACTTCAACCGCAGCACCCGGCTCTACAACAACCAGCCCTTTAGCCTGGGCCTCACGCAGCCGCTAGGGCGCTACAACGCGCTGCGCTGGGCACGCCGCATCGAGCCGCTGCGCTACCAAGAAGCTGGCCGGCAATTTGTGGAAGAGCGTGAAACCATTGCCCAGCGCATCACGGAGCTGTATTTTGATGTGCTATTGCAACAGGTGAATGCCCGCGTAGCCACCCAAAACGCCCAGGCCAACGCCGAGTTGCTGCGCCTGGGTAGGGAGCGGCAGCAGCTGGGTCGTCTCTCCCAAAACGACCTGCTGCTGCTGGAGCTAAACCTGCTCCGCTCGCGCCAGGCCTTGGTACAGGCCCGCCTCGATGCCCAGCAAGCTGCCGTGGGCCTGCAGAGCTACACCGGCCTGCGCGCCGATACGCTGCTGCTTATGATACCCGACGTAGCCCCGCGCCCGGTGGTAGCGCCTACCCAAGCGTTGGCCTACGCCCGGCAGCACCGCGCCGCGCCGCTGGCCTTCCGGCGGCGCCTATTAGAGGCAGAAAGCGCCGTAGCACAAGCCCGCGGCACCACCGGCTTTGTGGCAACGCTACAAGCGAATGTGGGCTACACCAACAGCGCCCGTCATTTTTGGGAGACCTACTATCGACCGCAAAACCAGCAGCAGATCAGCCTGGAGTTTGCGCTGCCGGTGGTAGACTGGGGTAGGCAGAAATCGGTGCGGAAAACGGCCGAACTAAGCCGCCAGCAGGTGGCCCTCACGGTGGCTCAGGAGGAGCTGACGTTTGAGCAGAGCGTGACCACGCAGGCTGCCCAGCTCGGTGGCCTGCACGAGCAGCTAACACTGGCCGCCCAGGCCGACACCCTGGCCCAGCAACGCTACGACATTGCCCAGGCTACCTACAAGGTAGGCCGCATCAGCCTCACCGACCTCAATATTGCCCTCGCGGAGAAAGACCAGGCCAAGCGCGCCTACATTGCCGCCCTGCGCGCCGCCTGGGTAGCCCACTACCGCCTGCGCGCCCTCACGCTGTATGATTTTGAGCAAAAACAGCCGCTAGCGGGGGAGTAG
- a CDS encoding FtsX-like permease family protein, with translation MAFVVLFAVGSVSVYTWGNYRAPLGFTYQNVWQIDLSAGAQPHAEQFGTLQTILRQLRSTPGVMSVSRSASNTPFAFSNNTMWLETEKDGTKQSVGDINFYDANPDLRDVMGLQLQEGRWFDRRDEAATRTPVVINELLRDKLFGPGVSAVGKRVGNKESEWQIIGVSGPYRASGELSEPAPAMFVYLSPQDTSRAMHTLLVKVKPGSGAVLEKKISDDIRAAGSTWTSNIITLPNQRLIQLKFSLVLPVVLGVICLFLIINVALGLFGVLWLNISRRRGEIGVRRAMGATAGNISWQVLGEILVLTTFGLVLGLLVAVQFPLLGVFSVQPAVYLTAMLLAAGLLYLLATVCALYPSRMAAGIQPAVALREE, from the coding sequence TTGGCCTTCGTAGTCCTGTTCGCTGTGGGTAGCGTGAGTGTATATACTTGGGGCAACTACCGCGCGCCGTTGGGCTTTACTTACCAGAACGTTTGGCAGATTGACCTGAGTGCCGGTGCCCAACCACACGCCGAGCAATTTGGAACGTTACAAACCATCTTGCGTCAGCTACGCAGTACTCCAGGCGTTATGAGCGTATCGCGTAGTGCCTCTAATACGCCGTTTGCTTTTAGTAATAATACAATGTGGCTGGAAACTGAGAAAGACGGCACCAAGCAATCGGTAGGGGATATAAACTTCTACGATGCCAACCCAGACTTGCGCGACGTAATGGGGCTGCAACTACAGGAAGGCCGTTGGTTCGATCGTCGCGATGAGGCGGCAACCCGCACCCCTGTAGTGATAAACGAACTACTACGCGACAAACTTTTCGGACCAGGTGTTTCGGCTGTCGGAAAGCGCGTGGGTAATAAGGAGAGTGAATGGCAAATAATAGGCGTGAGCGGTCCGTACCGGGCTAGCGGTGAATTGAGCGAGCCTGCGCCGGCGATGTTCGTGTATTTAAGCCCCCAGGATACAAGCCGCGCCATGCACACGCTATTGGTAAAAGTGAAACCCGGTAGTGGCGCCGTACTAGAAAAGAAAATAAGTGATGATATCCGCGCTGCTGGCTCTACTTGGACAAGCAATATCATCACGCTGCCTAACCAACGGCTGATTCAGCTTAAGTTTAGTTTGGTGCTGCCAGTTGTTCTTGGCGTCATATGCCTATTTCTAATTATTAACGTTGCCCTGGGCCTCTTTGGCGTGCTCTGGCTCAACATCAGTCGGCGCCGGGGTGAAATAGGCGTGCGTCGGGCTATGGGCGCTACGGCCGGCAACATCAGCTGGCAGGTACTGGGCGAAATTCTAGTGCTTACTACCTTCGGGCTAGTGTTAGGGCTGCTGGTGGCAGTGCAGTTTCCATTGCTGGGCGTATTTAGCGTGCAGCCCGCCGTGTACCTCACAGCTATGCTGCTGGCGGCGGGGTTGCTCTACTTGCTGGCTACCGTATGCGCGCTCTACCCCAGCCGTATGGCCGCTGGAATCCAACCGGCTGTGGCGCTGCGGGAAGAGTAG
- a CDS encoding sugar 3,4-ketoisomerase: MQTPYLLTFDTIGSPDLGYIAVAENSALPFPIKRTYWIYCTPETVLRGHHAHHELQQLVIAVHGRIEFTLENVAGEKSTFLLDAPEVGLFIPEMHWRTINFSHDAVLLCLASTEYNEADYIRSFEEFKSVARR; the protein is encoded by the coding sequence GTGCAAACACCTTATCTACTTACGTTCGATACCATCGGCTCCCCCGATTTGGGGTACATAGCAGTGGCCGAAAACAGCGCTTTGCCATTTCCGATAAAGCGAACCTACTGGATTTATTGCACGCCCGAAACGGTGCTTCGAGGCCACCACGCGCACCACGAGCTGCAGCAACTAGTCATTGCGGTGCACGGCCGCATCGAGTTTACGTTGGAAAATGTAGCAGGCGAGAAATCAACGTTTCTGTTAGATGCACCTGAGGTCGGGTTATTTATTCCGGAAATGCACTGGCGCACCATCAATTTCTCGCACGATGCTGTGCTGTTGTGCCTAGCCTCCACCGAGTACAACGAAGCTGATTATATCAGGAGCTTTGAAGAATTTAAATCAGTAGCTCGTAGATAA
- a CDS encoding ABC transporter permease, with protein MLLNYLKIAWKVLLRRKFFTFISLFGISFTLMILLVVYAIVDHTVGPQRPELHVDRLLFVNRMQLLYKDGGQSNSSLGYAFLDKYVRTLRTPEKVALSENTFSAVTAYIGQQALKFDLKRTDSEFWEVLNFEFLAGRPYTPREVRDAAHVAVINQATSQRYFGTVKGIVGRTIEIDAVRYRVVGIVRDVPLSRIHSYADLWVPITTTTENLRDPDYLGGYEAIVLAHSAADVPQVKEEYFQLIKRIPVPEPNRYSKVNSRAHTLFASLSGNSNDTGPDGEVSVFVRVGLAFGLLFMLLPALNLVNVNVSRTLERASEIGIRKAFGATTGALMRQFLVENILLTLLGGVLGLGLAAGLLVLINESHLLPYSAFSLNGRVCGVALGLALFFGILSGVYPAYKMSKLQAVRVLKGEVAV; from the coding sequence ATGCTTCTCAACTATCTGAAAATTGCTTGGAAGGTCTTGCTTCGGCGCAAGTTCTTCACCTTCATTAGCCTATTCGGTATCAGTTTCACGCTGATGATTTTGCTGGTGGTGTATGCCATAGTGGACCACACCGTAGGGCCGCAGCGTCCTGAATTGCACGTAGATCGACTCTTGTTTGTCAACAGGATGCAGCTCTTGTATAAGGACGGTGGGCAGAGTAATTCGAGCCTAGGCTATGCTTTTCTCGACAAGTATGTGCGCACGTTGCGCACCCCAGAGAAAGTAGCGCTTAGCGAAAATACTTTCAGCGCGGTAACAGCTTACATAGGTCAACAAGCGCTCAAGTTTGACCTCAAACGCACTGATAGTGAGTTTTGGGAAGTGCTAAATTTCGAATTCTTGGCTGGTCGGCCTTACACGCCCCGCGAAGTGCGCGATGCAGCGCACGTAGCAGTAATCAATCAGGCCACTAGTCAGCGCTACTTTGGTACTGTGAAAGGTATAGTAGGACGCACTATTGAAATTGATGCTGTCCGTTACCGGGTTGTAGGAATAGTGCGCGACGTGCCTTTATCGCGCATTCATTCTTACGCCGACTTATGGGTACCCATCACAACTACAACTGAAAATTTGCGTGACCCGGATTATTTGGGCGGTTACGAGGCTATTGTGTTGGCACATAGTGCTGCCGATGTACCTCAAGTGAAAGAGGAATACTTTCAGCTGATCAAGAGAATACCAGTACCTGAACCTAATCGATATAGCAAGGTCAATTCCCGTGCTCACACGCTGTTCGCCTCCTTAAGCGGAAATAGCAATGACACAGGTCCCGATGGCGAAGTTAGTGTGTTTGTGCGGGTGGGACTAGCCTTTGGCCTGCTCTTCATGCTACTGCCTGCCCTGAATCTGGTGAACGTTAACGTGAGCCGCACATTAGAGCGTGCCTCTGAAATTGGTATTCGCAAGGCATTTGGCGCTACCACGGGTGCCTTGATGAGACAATTTCTAGTGGAAAATATTCTGCTGACGTTGCTGGGTGGTGTACTAGGTCTAGGGTTGGCGGCAGGTCTATTGGTTCTTATTAACGAAAGTCACTTACTACCTTATTCAGCGTTTTCCTTGAACGGACGAGTGTGTGGAGTAGCACTAGGATTAGCACTGTTTTTTGGAATTCTGTCGGGTGTTTATCCGGCTTATAAAATGTCGAAGCTACAGGCCGTAAGGGTCTTAAAAGGAGAAGTTGCCGTATGA
- a CDS encoding sigma-54-dependent transcriptional regulator, with the protein MLLIIDDDPAIRISLSLLLKQAGYLAQAVADPETALRMVRETTPELVLMDMNFSLDTSGQDGLQLLAQVKQLAPQVPVVLITGWGSIALAVEGMKAGAAEFITKPWNNDALLQTIRTLLSLPVPQGRGPEPTRRQLDQQYDFRNIVGQDAGLLHVLRQVGQVAATDASVLIEGESGTGKELIAEAVHRNSPRRNKAFVKVNLGGISASLFESELFGHRRGAFTDAKTDRVGRFELANGGTIFLDEIGELDLSSQVKLLRVLQDRTYEVLGDSKPRRLDIRVICATNRNLAEEVRAGRFREDLFYRINLITVRLPALRERPQDISLLVQHFVAGLRTTYARPALKVGVRALHWLQEQPLPGNIRELKNLVERAVLVSGHDELLPEDFQAQAQSLPTRAPEPGELPAPGTMTLDELEAQMIRNTLEHYQGNISRVAKALGLSRPALYRRLEKYEIPFE; encoded by the coding sequence ATGCTTCTGATAATTGACGACGACCCCGCCATTCGCATCTCCCTTAGTCTGCTGCTGAAGCAAGCCGGCTACCTTGCGCAGGCTGTCGCCGACCCCGAAACTGCTCTGCGCATGGTACGTGAAACCACGCCTGAGCTGGTGCTGATGGACATGAACTTCTCCCTCGACACCAGTGGGCAAGACGGCTTGCAATTGCTGGCGCAGGTGAAGCAGCTAGCCCCGCAGGTGCCCGTGGTGCTCATCACCGGGTGGGGAAGCATAGCGCTGGCCGTGGAAGGCATGAAGGCCGGGGCCGCCGAGTTCATCACCAAGCCCTGGAACAACGACGCCCTGCTCCAGACCATCCGCACGTTGCTGAGTCTGCCCGTGCCGCAGGGTAGAGGCCCGGAACCCACTCGCCGCCAGCTCGATCAGCAATACGATTTCCGCAACATTGTGGGGCAGGATGCCGGGCTGCTGCACGTGCTGCGCCAGGTAGGGCAGGTGGCTGCCACCGATGCCTCGGTGCTGATTGAGGGCGAATCGGGCACGGGCAAGGAGCTGATTGCCGAGGCCGTGCACCGCAATAGTCCGCGCCGGAATAAGGCCTTTGTGAAGGTGAACCTAGGCGGCATCTCTGCTTCACTGTTTGAAAGTGAGCTGTTTGGCCACCGGCGCGGGGCCTTCACCGATGCTAAGACGGATAGGGTAGGGCGCTTTGAACTGGCCAACGGCGGCACCATTTTCCTGGACGAAATCGGCGAGCTGGACCTCTCCTCGCAGGTGAAGCTGCTGCGCGTATTGCAAGACCGCACCTACGAAGTGTTGGGCGACAGCAAGCCCCGCCGCCTCGACATTCGAGTGATTTGTGCCACCAACCGCAACCTAGCCGAGGAAGTGCGCGCCGGCCGCTTTCGGGAGGATTTGTTTTACCGCATCAACCTCATCACGGTGCGCTTGCCTGCCCTGCGCGAGCGGCCCCAGGATATTTCGCTGCTGGTGCAGCACTTTGTGGCTGGGCTGCGCACCACCTACGCCCGGCCCGCTCTGAAGGTAGGCGTGCGGGCCCTGCATTGGCTGCAAGAGCAACCGTTGCCCGGCAACATCCGCGAGCTGAAAAACCTGGTGGAGCGCGCCGTGCTAGTATCCGGCCACGACGAGCTGCTGCCCGAAGATTTTCAAGCCCAGGCGCAGTCCCTACCCACCCGCGCCCCCGAGCCCGGCGAGCTACCCGCCCCCGGTACCATGACGCTAGACGAGCTGGAAGCCCAGATGATTCGCAATACTCTGGAGCATTATCAGGGCAACATCAGCCGCGTGGCCAAAGCTCTGGGCCTGAGCCGTCCCGCCCTGTACCGGCGGCTGGAGAAATATGAAATTCCGTTTGAGTAA
- a CDS encoding GNAT family N-acetyltransferase, whose protein sequence is MLLFSASLSPLDDRYWLRCAVLPTSEPTLPLAYEPYLYLRPAYLALHPAPGEVVFFYLEDHQQGQTVGHWPLVIAAQHAHSSWQAPFGGVQIAPSVPATTVRAFVTAAHQALAAAGVGEVHLRAYPTSYDEAASALLLPVFEELSYRTTLTETNYTLPLAHSFEDGLHPSARRRLRKCHQHGLRVEQETPLFLPLAYEFMQQCRQEKGLPPVWPLEQLQAQFRAFPNDQFLFSVRDATGTWAALTVLIRLNDEVLYCIHPASSLQWNTFSPVILLMQGLHAFGQASGYRLLDLGTATFPTGPSESLLTFRRHLGGVSGPRLTLEWQSGEQVRR, encoded by the coding sequence TTGCTCCTTTTCTCTGCATCTCTTTCTCCTCTCGATGACCGTTACTGGCTGCGGTGCGCGGTGCTACCCACGTCCGAGCCCACGCTGCCACTAGCCTACGAGCCCTACCTATATCTGCGTCCGGCGTACCTGGCCCTGCACCCAGCGCCCGGCGAAGTGGTGTTTTTCTACCTCGAAGACCACCAGCAGGGCCAGACGGTAGGGCATTGGCCACTGGTTATAGCAGCGCAACACGCCCATAGCTCCTGGCAAGCTCCGTTTGGGGGCGTGCAGATAGCGCCCAGCGTGCCCGCCACCACCGTGCGAGCCTTCGTGACGGCGGCGCACCAGGCACTGGCAGCAGCAGGAGTAGGGGAGGTGCACCTGCGCGCCTACCCTACGAGCTACGACGAAGCCGCTAGCGCCCTCCTGTTGCCTGTTTTTGAGGAGTTGAGTTACCGCACCACCCTCACGGAAACCAACTATACACTGCCGCTGGCCCACTCTTTTGAGGATGGATTGCATCCTTCGGCGCGGCGACGGCTGCGCAAATGCCACCAGCACGGCCTGCGCGTGGAGCAGGAAACGCCGCTGTTCCTGCCTCTGGCGTACGAGTTTATGCAGCAGTGTCGGCAAGAAAAGGGGCTGCCACCAGTATGGCCGCTGGAGCAGTTGCAGGCGCAGTTTCGGGCATTTCCCAACGACCAATTCCTGTTCTCGGTGCGCGACGCGACCGGGACCTGGGCTGCCCTCACGGTGCTCATCCGTCTCAACGACGAGGTGCTGTATTGCATCCATCCGGCCAGTTCACTTCAGTGGAATACATTCAGCCCGGTCATTCTACTGATGCAGGGGCTGCACGCCTTCGGGCAAGCCAGCGGCTACCGCCTGCTGGACCTGGGCACTGCCACGTTTCCCACCGGTCCCAGCGAGTCGTTGCTGACCTTCAGGCGCCATCTCGGCGGCGTATCCGGCCCGCGCCTAACCTTGGAATGGCAAAGTGGTGAACAGGTAAGAAGGTGA
- a CDS encoding sensor histidine kinase → MSLRLQFLLFVTLIHAVLLVLAAQLRHTNVPLFIGAEVLLLISIGLAVQLYRGFVRPFQLIAAGTEAMQAKDFSLKFVPVGQREMDQLIGVYNHMIDELRRERVTQHEKSFLLDSLLRASPAGVLLLSFEGTIESANPAAERILQLPAATLLGQPLAALPGTWGTTLSALPPDAPQVVRLSGVQTYRAHRAHFLDRGFTRYFILLEELTQELIRQEKQAYEQLIRMMTHEINNSIGAINSILQSFHHYAPQLHPADQPDFREALDVSIQRNTNLSNFVGGFANLVRLPPPTRQPTDVHALLHQLARLLHVVSERRQITWRWQLADEPLWASLDQQQVEQALLNIAKNALEALPDGGTLTVRTQHSPPLIELENNGTAIPPHVQQHLFMPFFSTKRDGQGIGLTLVRDILLQHHFPFRLETVAPGRTVFSIWLSERG, encoded by the coding sequence ATGTCTCTCCGCCTTCAGTTCTTACTCTTTGTCACGCTCATTCACGCGGTGCTGCTGGTGCTGGCGGCGCAGCTGCGGCATACCAATGTGCCACTGTTCATTGGTGCAGAGGTGCTATTGTTGATAAGCATCGGGCTGGCGGTGCAATTGTATCGGGGCTTTGTGCGGCCGTTTCAGCTGATTGCGGCCGGCACGGAGGCCATGCAGGCCAAGGACTTCTCACTGAAATTCGTGCCCGTGGGCCAGCGCGAAATGGATCAGCTTATTGGCGTGTACAACCACATGATAGACGAGCTGCGCCGCGAGCGAGTAACCCAGCACGAGAAGAGCTTCCTGCTAGATAGCCTGTTGCGCGCCTCGCCCGCCGGGGTGCTGCTGCTGAGCTTCGAGGGCACGATTGAAAGCGCAAACCCCGCGGCCGAGCGTATCCTGCAACTACCGGCCGCTACGCTGCTGGGGCAGCCACTGGCTGCCCTACCCGGCACCTGGGGCACCACCCTGAGCGCGCTGCCGCCCGACGCGCCCCAGGTAGTGCGCCTGTCGGGTGTGCAGACCTACCGCGCCCATCGCGCCCACTTCCTCGACCGGGGCTTTACGCGCTACTTTATTTTGCTGGAAGAGCTGACGCAAGAGCTGATTCGGCAGGAAAAGCAGGCCTACGAGCAGCTGATTCGGATGATGACGCACGAAATCAACAACTCCATTGGGGCCATCAACTCCATCCTGCAAAGCTTTCACCACTACGCCCCCCAGCTCCACCCCGCCGACCAACCCGACTTCCGCGAGGCCCTCGACGTGTCTATTCAGCGCAACACCAACCTGAGCAACTTTGTAGGCGGCTTCGCCAATTTGGTGCGCCTACCCCCACCCACGCGCCAACCCACCGATGTACACGCCCTGCTGCACCAGCTGGCGCGCCTGCTGCACGTGGTGAGCGAGCGGCGCCAGATCACCTGGCGCTGGCAGCTAGCCGATGAGCCGCTGTGGGCCTCCCTGGACCAGCAGCAGGTGGAGCAAGCCTTGCTCAACATCGCCAAAAATGCCCTGGAAGCCCTACCCGACGGGGGCACCCTCACGGTACGTACCCAGCACAGTCCGCCCCTGATTGAGCTGGAAAACAACGGCACCGCCATTCCGCCGCACGTGCAGCAGCACCTGTTCATGCCCTTCTTCAGTACCAAGCGCGACGGCCAGGGCATCGGCCTCACGCTAGTGCGTGACATTCTGCTGCAACACCATTTTCCTTTCCGCTTGGAAACGGTGGCTCCCGGCCGCACGGTGTTTAGTATCTGGCTGAGTGAGCGAGGGTAG
- a CDS encoding ABC transporter ATP-binding protein: MNQFPTPATQSAPAVAAAEAVIQLTGIEKIYQTKTIETVALNHVNLSIQRGEFVSVMGPSGCGKSTLLSIMGLLDEPTSGTVAIDGRAVTSYSDRELAHLRNHKIGFVFQSYHLINDLSVLDNVELPLIYRSGVSGKERRQRALTALDTVGLSARTRHFPSQLSGGQRQRVAIARALAGQPEIILADEPTGNLDSVMGEEIMDLLLTLNRQQGATIVMVTHDEQQALKTERIIRFFDGSQVN, encoded by the coding sequence ATGAACCAGTTTCCTACCCCTGCTACCCAGTCAGCTCCGGCGGTGGCCGCTGCTGAGGCCGTTATCCAGCTCACGGGCATCGAAAAGATATACCAGACCAAAACCATCGAAACGGTGGCCCTGAACCACGTGAACCTGTCGATTCAGCGGGGGGAGTTTGTATCGGTGATGGGGCCGAGCGGGTGCGGTAAGTCTACCCTGCTCAGCATCATGGGCTTGTTGGATGAGCCCACCAGTGGTACCGTGGCCATTGATGGCCGCGCCGTGACCAGCTACTCCGACCGGGAGCTAGCCCACCTGCGCAACCACAAAATCGGCTTCGTGTTCCAGAGCTACCACCTCATTAACGACCTCTCCGTGCTCGACAATGTGGAGTTGCCCCTGATCTACCGCAGCGGCGTGAGCGGCAAGGAGCGCCGCCAACGCGCCCTGACCGCCCTCGATACGGTAGGGCTCAGCGCCCGCACCCGGCACTTCCCCAGCCAGCTTTCGGGTGGGCAGCGCCAGCGTGTGGCCATCGCCCGCGCCCTGGCCGGCCAGCCCGAAATCATTCTGGCCGACGAGCCCACCGGCAACCTCGACTCGGTGATGGGCGAGGAAATCATGGACCTGCTACTGACCCTGAATCGCCAGCAAGGCGCTACCATCGTGATGGTAACCCACGACGAGCAGCAAGCCCTCAAGACCGAGCGTATCATCCGCTTTTTCGACGGCAGCCAGGTCAATTAA
- a CDS encoding glycosyltransferase family 2 protein encodes MSSTAAHPCPTAPPAPQADGVPLVSIVALCYNHAPFLAEALDSILAQTYPRLEVILVDDASTDTSRAVLARYAQANPNWQTLFLPQNVGNCAAFNAAFRQTQGEFVIDFATDDVLLPTRIAQQVAAFQALPDEYGVVYTDAELIDEASQPVRRHYRRDARGQLHPRPAEGWVFADVLRRFFISAPTMMMRRTTLLSLNGYDETLTYEDFDFWVRAARTWQFHFLDVVSTRKRLHPRSKSSLAYRPHDPYLASTIRVCHKALALCRTPTERQALAVRLRWELRQAVRWGNRVEVHDLYQLLRQLHAVRPLDWLTYHLAPKIMRIVGRPFA; translated from the coding sequence ATGAGCTCTACCGCTGCCCACCCTTGCCCCACTGCCCCGCCTGCCCCGCAAGCGGATGGTGTGCCGTTGGTGTCTATCGTGGCGCTGTGCTACAACCACGCGCCTTTTCTGGCCGAGGCTCTGGATTCTATTCTGGCTCAGACCTACCCTCGCCTAGAAGTAATACTGGTAGACGATGCCAGCACCGACACCAGCCGCGCGGTGCTGGCGCGCTACGCCCAGGCCAACCCCAACTGGCAAACGCTGTTTCTTCCCCAAAACGTGGGCAACTGCGCCGCATTCAACGCTGCTTTCCGGCAAACGCAGGGCGAGTTTGTGATTGATTTTGCCACCGACGACGTGCTGCTGCCCACACGCATAGCGCAACAAGTAGCTGCCTTTCAGGCGTTGCCCGACGAGTACGGCGTAGTGTATACCGATGCGGAGTTAATTGACGAAGCCTCGCAGCCCGTGCGCCGGCACTACCGCCGCGACGCCCGCGGCCAACTGCATCCTCGCCCGGCTGAGGGTTGGGTGTTTGCCGATGTGCTGCGCCGTTTCTTCATTAGCGCCCCCACCATGATGATGCGCCGCACTACGCTGCTCAGCCTCAACGGCTACGACGAAACGCTGACGTACGAAGACTTCGACTTTTGGGTGCGGGCGGCGCGCACGTGGCAATTTCACTTTCTCGACGTTGTTTCTACCCGTAAGCGGCTGCACCCGCGCAGCAAATCGAGCCTGGCCTACCGTCCGCACGACCCCTATCTGGCTTCCACTATTCGGGTGTGCCACAAGGCGTTGGCCCTGTGCCGCACCCCCACCGAACGGCAGGCATTGGCGGTGCGCCTGCGATGGGAGCTGCGCCAGGCCGTGCGCTGGGGCAACCGGGTAGAAGTGCACGACCTATATCAGTTGCTGCGGCAGCTACACGCCGTGCGCCCACTCGACTGGCTGACCTACCACCTGGCCCCGAAAATAATGCGCATAGTTGGCAGGCCTTTCGCGTAG